The Deltaproteobacteria bacterium DNA segment TGGTCGCAGCCAAGCACGACGCCGCCCACCTGGCGCTGGCCGCCCAGTTCCGCGAGCACACGGTCGAGCGCGTGTACCTGGCGCTGGTGCGGGGTGTCCCGGGCGCCGCCGGCGGGAGCGTCGACCGCCCCGTCGGCCGCCACCCCCAGGATCGCAAGCGGATGTCGGTGCGCACCGGCGCCGGCCGCGCGGCCCGGACCGATTGGCGGGTCGCGCGCCGCTTCGCGGCGAGCGGCGTGTCGCTGCTCGAGGTCCGGCCTGCCACCGGGCGCACGCACCAGATCCGGGTGCACCTGGCCTCGATCGGGCTCCCGATCGTCGGCGATCCGGTGTACGGGCGCCGGCAGGCCGGGCGAGCCCCCTCTGCGGACGGTGCCGCAGGCTCCTCGGCGGGCGCCGCCTTCGGCCTCGCGCGGCCGGCGCTGCACGCGCAGGTGCTCGGCTTCGACCACCCGCGCAGCGGCGCGCGCCTGCGCTTCGAGGCGCCGCC contains these protein-coding regions:
- a CDS encoding RluA family pseudouridine synthase → MLRFVASELEAGRRLDVALAELAAVPRARAQRWIEAGLVRVAGAPARAAQRVRAGDAIEADPPEAVAPSLEPEAIPLAILHEDADLIVIDKPPGLVVHPAPGHPRGTLVNALLHHCRDLAGIGGVLRPGIVHRLDQGTSGVLVAAKHDAAHLALAAQFREHTVERVYLALVRGVPGAAGGSVDRPVGRHPQDRKRMSVRTGAGRAARTDWRVARRFAASGVSLLEVRPATGRTHQIRVHLASIGLPIVGDPVYGRRQAGRAPSADGAAGSSAGAAFGLARPALHAQVLGFDHPRSGARLRFEAPPPADLAAALAALGAREGAAA